One part of the Roseomonas gilardii genome encodes these proteins:
- a CDS encoding ABC transporter substrate-binding protein: MTTLSAAPVPRPLRRRSLIAAGLLAAPALLSLPRAARAAPVLRVGNQKGGLRSLLEASGALEGVSYAIEWSEFPAAAPLLEALSADALDVGSMGDLAFFSVFASGAPLQAYAATRADPRSQAILVRGDAPFHTLADLRGKRVAGNRGGWGQFLVRAALQRAGLPPDAVEHVFLGPAEAALAFRSGSVDAWAIWEPYVSIEVAQFGARVLEDGTGLTPTVSFLAAHRNALRDRHGELADLMRRQRSGWNWATAHLPDYAAYNAKLIRLPEKPVQQAFEKQRTRAVPLDEALLAELQQAADRAVEFGVLKQRIDVTAAIDRGFPLDAAG; the protein is encoded by the coding sequence ATGACGACGCTCTCCGCCGCCCCGGTCCCCCGCCCCCTGCGCCGCCGTTCCCTGATCGCCGCCGGGCTGCTCGCCGCCCCGGCGCTGCTGAGCCTGCCCCGTGCCGCCAGGGCCGCACCGGTGCTGCGCGTGGGCAACCAGAAGGGCGGGCTGCGCTCGCTGCTGGAAGCCTCCGGCGCGCTGGAGGGCGTGTCCTACGCCATCGAATGGAGCGAGTTCCCCGCCGCCGCGCCGTTGCTGGAGGCGCTGTCGGCCGATGCGCTGGATGTCGGCTCCATGGGCGACCTCGCCTTCTTCTCGGTCTTCGCCTCCGGTGCGCCGCTCCAGGCCTATGCCGCCACCCGGGCCGATCCGCGCTCCCAGGCCATCCTGGTGCGCGGCGACGCACCCTTCCACACACTGGCCGACCTGCGCGGCAAGCGGGTGGCGGGCAATCGCGGCGGCTGGGGCCAGTTCCTGGTGCGGGCCGCGCTGCAACGGGCCGGCCTGCCCCCGGATGCGGTGGAGCATGTCTTTCTCGGCCCCGCCGAGGCGGCGCTGGCCTTCCGCTCGGGCTCCGTGGATGCCTGGGCGATCTGGGAGCCCTATGTCTCCATCGAGGTGGCGCAGTTCGGCGCCCGCGTGCTGGAGGACGGCACGGGCCTCACCCCCACCGTCAGCTTCCTGGCGGCGCACCGCAACGCGCTGCGCGACCGGCACGGCGAACTGGCCGACCTGATGCGGCGGCAGCGCTCGGGCTGGAACTGGGCCACCGCGCACCTGCCGGACTACGCCGCCTACAACGCGAAGCTGATCCGCCTGCCCGAAAAACCCGTGCAGCAGGCCTTCGAGAAGCAGCGGACCCGCGCCGTGCCGCTCGACGAGGCACTGCTGGCGGAGTTGCAGCAGGCCGCCGACCGGGCGGTGGAATTCGGCGTGCTGAAGCAGAGGATCGACGTCACGGCGGCCATCGACAGGGGCTTCCCGCTCGACGCGGCGGGGTAG
- a CDS encoding DUF4170 domain-containing protein: MADQKLYFVWGGVFTDPNWQELEPGTEECYGPYHDPQQAERIWNEKARRNIDIAAHRLFVLSVDRPGASALAA; the protein is encoded by the coding sequence ATGGCAGACCAGAAGCTCTACTTCGTCTGGGGCGGCGTCTTCACCGATCCGAACTGGCAGGAACTCGAGCCCGGCACCGAGGAATGCTACGGCCCCTATCACGACCCCCAGCAGGCCGAGCGCATCTGGAACGAGAAGGCCCGGCGCAACATCGACATCGCCGCGCACCGCCTCTTCGTGCTGTCGGTCGATCGCCCCGGCGCCTCCGCCCTGGCGGCCTGA
- a CDS encoding heparinase II/III domain-containing protein has product MDFRARPFLSGLLLRLDAARRLGLRPVGLLLHHRLRTATGLSRHALPDLPPAEGPFLPGGTPPVPAELRAEALAVLLAVADLPPAETEPGDAARHGPFAPRTHGLALDLFSPGDVRPVWEANRLGEIPLLALAHRLDPRGGHRDRAEVRLAAWCRANPPFRGPNWACGQEAALRALHLALAHALLGGEAAGPGLRALLAQHRRRIAATSRYAEAQDNNHTVSEPAGLFACDLLLGEDPAPAMARLSAALDRLVAPDGGFAQVSTGYHRLLLDVLSTAEWLRRSYGALPFPPPFAARAAAASRWLARLLEPATGALPRLGHQDGSHVADLSLGGPGDARGSVERATRLFLGASAGVAGDPGCLWLGLPAAPVPRPEARWQASGSRGWTVGRARALLRTGPLEFRPGHSDLLNLDLWDGPVNLLRDGGTLSYNPAPGWRAVALGLEDAVGHNAILFDEAEPMPRAGRFLRARWSRSGLLADGAWACDRHGNRQDRRVLGLGRRWSVLDEVSGPFRQVTLRWRLAPAAWERIAQGVASPLGRIAASADVPLDITLTEGWEAPHYGEARPVPVLELRARAPVSRILTVIRLPG; this is encoded by the coding sequence ATGGATTTTCGAGCGCGACCCTTCCTGTCCGGCCTGCTGCTTCGCCTCGATGCCGCCCGGCGGCTCGGCCTGCGGCCGGTGGGCCTGCTGCTGCACCATCGGCTCCGGACGGCGACCGGCCTTTCCCGGCACGCCCTGCCCGACCTTCCGCCCGCCGAAGGCCCCTTCCTGCCCGGCGGCACCCCCCCGGTTCCCGCGGAATTGCGGGCGGAAGCGCTGGCCGTGCTGCTGGCGGTGGCGGACCTCCCCCCGGCCGAGACGGAACCCGGCGATGCCGCCCGTCATGGCCCCTTCGCGCCCCGGACGCACGGGCTGGCGCTCGACCTCTTCTCGCCCGGCGATGTGCGGCCGGTCTGGGAGGCCAACCGGCTGGGGGAGATCCCGCTCCTCGCCCTGGCGCACCGGCTCGACCCGCGGGGCGGCCACCGGGACCGGGCCGAGGTGCGGCTCGCCGCCTGGTGCCGCGCCAACCCGCCCTTTCGCGGGCCGAACTGGGCCTGCGGGCAGGAGGCGGCGCTGCGCGCCCTGCACCTCGCCCTGGCCCATGCGCTGCTGGGCGGCGAGGCGGCGGGACCCGGGCTGCGCGCGCTCCTGGCCCAGCACCGCCGGCGCATCGCCGCCACTTCTCGTTATGCCGAGGCGCAGGACAACAACCACACGGTCAGCGAGCCCGCCGGGCTCTTTGCCTGCGACCTGTTGCTGGGCGAGGACCCCGCCCCCGCCATGGCCCGGCTTTCCGCCGCGCTGGACCGGCTGGTGGCGCCGGATGGCGGCTTCGCCCAGGTCTCGACGGGCTATCACCGCCTGCTACTGGACGTGCTTTCCACCGCCGAATGGCTGCGGCGCAGCTATGGGGCCCTGCCCTTCCCGCCGCCCTTCGCCGCCCGTGCCGCCGCCGCCAGCCGCTGGCTCGCGCGGCTGCTGGAGCCTGCGACCGGCGCCCTGCCGCGCCTCGGGCACCAGGACGGCTCGCATGTGGCGGACCTGTCGCTGGGCGGGCCGGGCGATGCGCGCGGCAGCGTCGAGCGCGCCACGCGGCTCTTCCTGGGCGCCTCGGCCGGGGTGGCGGGCGATCCGGGCTGCCTCTGGCTCGGCCTGCCCGCCGCCCCCGTGCCGCGCCCCGAGGCGCGCTGGCAGGCCAGTGGCAGCCGCGGCTGGACGGTCGGCCGCGCCCGCGCCCTGTTGCGCACCGGCCCCCTGGAATTCCGCCCGGGGCATTCGGACCTGCTGAACCTCGACCTCTGGGACGGGCCGGTGAACCTGCTGCGTGACGGCGGCACGCTGTCCTACAACCCCGCTCCCGGATGGCGGGCGGTGGCGCTGGGGCTGGAGGATGCCGTCGGGCACAACGCCATCCTCTTCGACGAGGCGGAGCCGATGCCCCGCGCCGGGCGCTTCCTGCGCGCCCGCTGGAGCCGGAGCGGGTTGCTGGCGGATGGTGCCTGGGCCTGCGACCGGCATGGCAACCGCCAGGACCGGCGCGTCCTGGGCCTGGGCCGTCGTTGGAGCGTGCTGGACGAGGTGTCCGGCCCCTTCCGCCAGGTCACGCTGCGCTGGCGGCTGGCCCCCGCCGCCTGGGAACGTATCGCCCAGGGCGTCGCCTCGCCGCTGGGGCGTATCGCCGCCTCGGCGGATGTGCCGCTCGATATCACGCTCACCGAGGGGTGGGAGGCTCCCCACTATGGCGAGGCGCGCCCGGTTCCCGTGCTGGAGTTGCGCGCCCGGGCACCGGTCTCGCGCATCCTGACGGTGATCCGCCTGCCCGGCTGA
- a CDS encoding SLBB domain-containing protein, with translation MSLLHPSGSRHARPPFLLVAPLLAVLATPAARAQSNLLMPPSLPSTLPGGQPLPGALANGLSGGLAGGAQGDLVQRLLDAASGRSTTTLAPPAPLPPAAPTPAMPPATAGAFPGGSFPGMTPPPEPLSNTESFFAARLPEQQPPLRQFGYDSFRQAAMPGLTTGAMPEGYLLGRDDEVVIAVRGRVRTSYTLRVGRDGMLTLPDLAPIPAAGRSLGELRAEIEARVARELGGSEAYVSLGQTRQIAVFVAGEVVRPGLQTLPALTSVLDALSLAGGVRRTGSLRAIRVEGPGGTRIVDLYGAIAGTGATPDLSLREGERVVVPPLGGVVALAGEVTRPGIYELPPGAAQQPLAGVLRLAGEALRPSGNRFLLLGTDAGGRRAYAEIAPAAPLRRGDAVLVQPGADVAANALRLAGHVAVPVMRSAGGGYGKAGFSLRQLLADSRQIRPDPYVRLGVVWRVDPQTRVRRFLGFDLGRVLQGQANLPLAESDEVIILAQGDILWLSSPPVQRALRGEMPTPLLVPVTVSAGTAQRPPDGGPTANTAVSAGLPASVPAQPDCPALQSLAVAAKGSPMRYAHARGAGFPDLGNPPCPQVFIDYPALLPFLLDQSVLLGGEVGLPGLYPVLEDTGLDQVLAAAGDVGETADLAAVEFSREPLDQAGAVPLTRLRLDLRSRNFAAVRLSPRDGIRIPRGFGDREIGSVTLAGEFVRPGTYDIRRGERLSELIGRAGGLTPQAYPYGAVFTRESVRQRQQDGFERTARELESSLLQVAAGQAVAGSRASGDLGGAITAGRQMASALREAKAAGRMSVEANPAILAARPELDSLLEPGDLIAIPKRPNEVTVVGAVLNPGSVQFATGKKAVDYVRAAGGEQRFADAGRAFVVLPNGQSVPAGIGSWQGGGPPVPPGSLVVVPQDPSPYETWGFIRDITQVLGQVSVSAAALAVISRQAQ, from the coding sequence TTGAGCCTCCTTCACCCTTCCGGATCGCGCCACGCCCGGCCGCCGTTCCTGCTCGTGGCCCCACTTCTGGCAGTCCTCGCCACTCCGGCGGCCCGGGCGCAGTCGAACCTGCTGATGCCGCCCTCGCTGCCGTCCACCCTGCCCGGCGGGCAGCCCTTGCCGGGCGCCCTGGCCAACGGTCTGTCCGGTGGCCTGGCGGGCGGGGCCCAGGGGGACCTGGTGCAGCGCCTGCTCGACGCCGCCTCGGGGCGCAGCACCACCACTCTTGCACCCCCGGCGCCCCTGCCGCCGGCCGCGCCCACCCCCGCCATGCCCCCCGCCACGGCCGGCGCCTTCCCTGGTGGGTCCTTCCCCGGCATGACGCCGCCGCCCGAGCCGCTCTCCAACACGGAGAGCTTCTTCGCCGCCCGCCTGCCGGAACAGCAGCCGCCGCTGCGCCAGTTCGGCTATGACAGCTTCCGCCAGGCGGCGATGCCCGGCCTGACCACCGGCGCCATGCCGGAGGGCTACCTCCTCGGCCGCGACGACGAGGTGGTCATCGCCGTGCGGGGGCGGGTGCGGACCTCCTACACCCTGCGGGTGGGGCGGGACGGGATGCTGACCCTGCCCGACCTCGCCCCCATCCCCGCCGCCGGGCGCAGCCTGGGCGAGCTGCGCGCCGAGATCGAGGCGCGGGTGGCGCGGGAGCTGGGCGGGTCGGAGGCCTATGTCTCCCTCGGCCAGACACGGCAGATCGCCGTCTTCGTGGCGGGGGAGGTGGTGCGCCCCGGCCTGCAGACCCTGCCGGCTCTGACCAGCGTGCTCGACGCGCTCAGCCTGGCGGGCGGGGTGCGCCGCACCGGCTCCCTGCGCGCCATCCGGGTCGAGGGGCCGGGCGGGACGCGGATCGTCGATCTCTACGGTGCCATCGCCGGCACCGGCGCCACGCCGGACCTGTCGCTGCGGGAAGGCGAGCGCGTGGTGGTGCCGCCGCTGGGCGGGGTGGTGGCGCTGGCGGGGGAGGTGACGCGCCCCGGCATCTACGAGCTTCCGCCCGGCGCGGCGCAGCAGCCCCTGGCCGGCGTGCTGCGCCTGGCGGGGGAGGCGTTGCGCCCCTCCGGCAACCGCTTCCTGCTCCTGGGCACGGATGCCGGGGGGCGACGGGCCTATGCCGAGATCGCCCCCGCCGCGCCGCTGCGCCGGGGCGACGCCGTGCTGGTGCAGCCGGGGGCGGATGTCGCCGCCAACGCGCTGCGGCTGGCCGGGCATGTGGCGGTGCCGGTGATGCGCTCCGCGGGCGGCGGCTACGGCAAGGCGGGCTTCTCGCTGCGCCAGCTCCTGGCCGATTCGCGGCAGATCAGGCCCGACCCCTATGTGCGCCTCGGCGTGGTCTGGCGGGTGGACCCGCAGACGCGGGTGCGGCGCTTCCTCGGCTTCGACCTGGGCCGGGTGCTGCAGGGGCAGGCCAACCTCCCGCTCGCGGAATCCGACGAGGTGATCATCCTGGCGCAGGGCGACATCCTCTGGCTCTCCTCGCCCCCGGTGCAGCGCGCCCTGCGCGGCGAGATGCCGACCCCCCTGCTGGTGCCGGTCACGGTCTCGGCCGGCACCGCCCAGCGCCCGCCCGATGGCGGCCCCACCGCCAACACCGCCGTCTCCGCCGGGCTGCCCGCCTCGGTGCCGGCGCAGCCGGACTGCCCGGCGCTGCAATCCCTGGCCGTGGCGGCGAAGGGCAGCCCGATGCGCTATGCTCATGCGCGCGGCGCGGGCTTCCCGGATCTCGGCAACCCGCCCTGCCCGCAGGTCTTCATCGACTATCCCGCCCTGCTGCCCTTCCTGCTGGACCAGAGCGTGCTGCTGGGCGGGGAGGTGGGGCTGCCCGGCCTCTATCCCGTGCTGGAGGATACCGGGCTGGACCAGGTGCTGGCGGCGGCGGGCGATGTGGGGGAAACGGCGGACCTCGCCGCGGTGGAATTCTCGCGGGAGCCGCTGGACCAGGCCGGGGCGGTGCCGCTGACCCGGCTGCGGCTCGACCTGCGCTCGCGCAACTTCGCCGCCGTGCGCCTGTCGCCGCGCGACGGCATCCGCATCCCGCGCGGCTTCGGCGACCGGGAGATCGGCTCGGTGACGCTGGCGGGGGAGTTCGTGCGGCCCGGCACCTATGACATCCGGCGGGGCGAGCGGCTGTCGGAGCTGATCGGCCGCGCCGGGGGGCTGACGCCGCAGGCCTATCCCTATGGCGCCGTCTTCACGCGGGAAAGCGTGCGGCAGCGTCAGCAGGACGGCTTCGAGCGCACGGCGCGGGAGCTGGAATCCAGCCTGCTCCAGGTCGCGGCCGGGCAGGCGGTGGCGGGCAGCCGGGCCAGCGGCGACCTCGGCGGCGCCATCACCGCCGGGCGGCAGATGGCCTCCGCGCTGCGCGAGGCCAAGGCGGCGGGGCGCATGTCGGTGGAGGCCAATCCGGCGATCCTCGCGGCCCGGCCGGAGCTGGACTCGCTGCTGGAGCCGGGCGACCTGATCGCCATCCCCAAGCGGCCGAACGAGGTGACGGTGGTGGGCGCGGTGCTGAACCCCGGCAGCGTGCAGTTCGCCACGGGGAAGAAGGCGGTGGACTATGTCCGCGCGGCGGGGGGCGAGCAGCGCTTCGCCGATGCCGGCCGCGCCTTCGTGGTGCTGCCCAACGGGCAGTCCGTGCCGGCGGGCATCGGCTCCTGGCAAGGCGGTGGGCCGCCGGTGCCGCCGGGCAGCCTCGTGGTGGTGCCGCAGGACCCCAGCCCCTACGAGACCTGGGGCTTCATCCGCGACATCACGCAGGTGCTGGGCCAGGTGAGCGTCAGCGCCGCCGCCCTGGCCGTGATCTCGCGGCAGGCCCAGTAG
- a CDS encoding O-antigen polymerase, translating to MPRFDAAAPGSLAGMAAAVLFLAGALKSVPQTAALPDITILSAGALAVFFPWLLASRRWTVLRPVALPLAASGGLWLWMVLAATWSSSAEILAQKLPEAVLLGPAMLAAGMATGADAAARRWLVATAMLTGPFVAAGVAWGLASGDVVLGGLVGATDATRVQYQLAGLAMACGAGLAAVRLVEAGPAGRVFWALLLLGLALGALLPGGRAALLSLGVAVTLAPAARLWTGRRPLAAAGWISAMALAGGLGLGLLYADPGRSQGLRTLERFTGEGIAASARPVLWSAALDWAGAAMPLGLGAGGFTVAAGYGERRGMYPHNHALESLAEEGPLGLLLWLGAFGGGAALVLVRLLALPDDLEPERAGRIVALVIPVAIGAMVSTDLGNRMVWFALGLALSLGIRAQRA from the coding sequence GTGCCGCGATTCGATGCCGCCGCGCCGGGCTCGCTGGCCGGCATGGCGGCGGCGGTGCTGTTCCTGGCCGGGGCGCTGAAATCCGTGCCGCAGACCGCCGCTTTGCCGGACATCACGATCCTCTCCGCCGGCGCGCTGGCCGTCTTCTTCCCTTGGCTCCTGGCCTCGCGCCGCTGGACGGTGCTGCGCCCGGTGGCGCTGCCGCTCGCCGCCTCGGGAGGGCTGTGGCTCTGGATGGTGCTGGCCGCGACCTGGAGCAGCTCGGCGGAGATCCTGGCGCAGAAGCTGCCGGAAGCCGTGCTGCTCGGCCCCGCCATGCTCGCGGCGGGCATGGCGACGGGGGCGGATGCGGCGGCCCGGCGCTGGCTGGTGGCCACGGCGATGCTGACCGGCCCCTTCGTCGCGGCGGGCGTGGCCTGGGGCCTCGCCTCCGGCGATGTCGTCCTCGGCGGCCTGGTCGGGGCCACGGATGCGACGCGGGTGCAGTACCAGCTCGCCGGGCTCGCCATGGCCTGCGGCGCCGGGCTGGCGGCGGTGCGGCTGGTGGAGGCGGGTCCGGCCGGGCGGGTCTTCTGGGCGCTGCTGCTGCTGGGCCTCGCGCTCGGCGCGCTGCTGCCGGGCGGACGGGCGGCGCTGCTTTCGCTGGGGGTGGCGGTCACGCTGGCCCCGGCGGCACGGCTCTGGACCGGCCGCCGCCCGCTGGCCGCCGCCGGCTGGATCAGCGCGATGGCCCTGGCCGGGGGGCTCGGCCTGGGCCTGCTCTATGCCGATCCCGGCCGCAGCCAGGGCCTGCGCACGCTGGAACGCTTCACCGGGGAAGGCATCGCCGCCTCGGCCCGCCCCGTGCTCTGGTCGGCGGCGCTGGACTGGGCGGGGGCGGCGATGCCGCTCGGCCTCGGCGCCGGGGGCTTCACCGTCGCCGCCGGCTATGGCGAGCGGCGCGGCATGTACCCGCACAACCACGCCCTGGAATCCCTGGCCGAGGAAGGCCCGCTCGGCCTGCTGCTCTGGCTCGGTGCCTTCGGCGGCGGCGCGGCGCTGGTGCTGGTCCGGCTGCTGGCCTTGCCGGACGACCTGGAGCCGGAGCGGGCGGGGCGGATCGTGGCGCTGGTGATCCCGGTGGCGATCGGCGCCATGGTCTCGACCGATCTGGGCAACCGCATGGTCTGGTTCGCGCTGGGCCTCGCCTTGTCGCTGGGCATCCGGGCGCAGCGTGCCTGA
- a CDS encoding DUF808 domain-containing protein, with translation MSTGLLALLDDIAGLAKMSAASLDDVSAQAARAGIKAAGVVVDDAAVTPRYVTGFAASRELPIVWKIAVGSVKNKLLYLLPLALVLSFVAPWSISVLLMLGGAYLCYEGAEKVWHAIHPPSGGEEHEPASANPAPATPSPGSSVSGAPSPGTSAPGTSASGGAAGASRREEARVRSAIQTDFILSAEIMALTLASLTTDSVVAQAVILAVVGLGLTVLVYGGVALIVKADDVGMSLAANPCPVSSLLGLRRLPLAREPSGADRALAPVTRAIGRGLVRGMPPFLRLLGIVGTAAMLWVGGGILLHGMETFGLTLPEHWVEAAAHAVAALVPAVTAAAASWIVTAALSGLLGLAVGSLLLPFVEHLGGPALAWAGGLFGRKRPVGVDAGGGGG, from the coding sequence GTGAGCACGGGTTTGCTGGCGCTGCTGGACGACATCGCCGGGCTGGCCAAGATGTCGGCCGCCTCGCTGGACGATGTATCCGCCCAGGCGGCGCGGGCCGGGATCAAGGCGGCGGGGGTGGTGGTGGACGACGCGGCGGTGACGCCGCGCTACGTGACCGGCTTCGCGGCCTCCCGCGAACTGCCGATCGTGTGGAAGATCGCCGTCGGCTCGGTGAAGAACAAGCTGCTCTACCTGCTGCCGCTGGCCCTGGTGCTGAGCTTCGTGGCGCCCTGGAGCATCTCCGTGCTGCTGATGCTGGGCGGCGCCTATCTCTGCTACGAAGGCGCCGAGAAGGTCTGGCACGCGATCCACCCCCCATCCGGCGGGGAGGAGCATGAGCCGGCATCCGCGAACCCGGCACCTGCCACGCCATCGCCCGGCTCGTCGGTGTCCGGGGCTCCATCGCCCGGAACCTCGGCGCCCGGAACCTCGGCGTCCGGAGGCGCGGCCGGGGCGAGCCGGCGGGAGGAGGCGCGCGTCCGCAGCGCGATCCAGACGGACTTCATCCTTTCCGCCGAGATCATGGCCCTGACCCTGGCCTCCCTCACCACGGATTCCGTGGTGGCGCAGGCGGTAATCCTGGCGGTGGTGGGGCTGGGGCTTACGGTGCTGGTCTATGGCGGCGTGGCGCTGATCGTGAAGGCGGATGATGTGGGCATGTCGCTGGCAGCCAATCCGTGCCCGGTCTCCAGCCTGCTCGGGCTGCGGCGGCTGCCGCTGGCGCGGGAGCCCTCCGGCGCCGACCGGGCCCTGGCGCCGGTGACGCGGGCGATCGGGCGGGGGCTGGTGCGGGGAATGCCGCCCTTCCTGCGGCTGCTCGGCATCGTCGGCACCGCCGCCATGCTCTGGGTCGGCGGCGGCATCCTGCTGCACGGGATGGAAACCTTCGGCCTGACCCTGCCGGAGCACTGGGTGGAGGCCGCCGCCCATGCGGTCGCGGCGCTGGTGCCCGCCGTCACGGCGGCGGCGGCGTCCTGGATCGTCACGGCCGCGCTGTCCGGCCTGCTGGGGCTGGCGGTGGGCAGCCTGCTGCTCCCCTTCGTCGAGCATCTGGGCGGGCCGGCGCTGGCCTGGGCCGGAGGTCTGTTCGGCCGGAAGCGGCCGGTCGGGGTGGATGCGGGCGGCGGCGGGGGCTGA
- a CDS encoding ABC transporter substrate-binding protein, with protein sequence MRRRQFLAGGAALAAGTGLARPSLAATPAGTLRFVPQADLSSLDPVWTTATVAFNHGMMVYDTLYGIDASLTPQPQMVAGHEVSDDGLSWTFTLRDGLLFHDNEPVRAADCVASINRWGKRKGFGQQLLALADEIAALDDRRFRIRLKAPFPLMTFALGGPDICMIMPERQAKVDAFAQITDAIGSGPFRYLPGERVSGSFSAWERFAKYQPRQEPPSFWAGGKVANVARVEWRVIPDPATAANALQQGEVDWLESPLFDLLSTLRRQPGVKLVSTSSLPTPGVIALNHTQPPFDNPKLVRAILPAIDQAEFMTAVVGDQTDLMTVPTGVFTPGTPMASDAGMEALTGKRDLALARRLVAESGYKGEPVVFLSASDQAALVPIAQVGQSLFRQIGLNVDFQTMDWGTLVGRRASDKPAAEGGWNAFCTSWAGLSLSNPGSHFPLRGNGKGGWFGWPTSPRLEALRDAWFKASDLAEQKRICAGMQRIALEEVPFVPVGSYSLPSALRGNLDGVVQASGTMFWGVRKG encoded by the coding sequence ATGCGGCGCAGACAGTTCCTCGCGGGCGGTGCGGCCCTGGCGGCGGGCACCGGCCTCGCGCGGCCTTCCCTGGCGGCCACCCCCGCCGGCACGCTGCGCTTCGTGCCGCAGGCCGACCTGTCGAGCCTCGATCCGGTGTGGACCACGGCGACGGTCGCCTTCAACCACGGGATGATGGTCTACGACACGCTCTACGGCATCGACGCGTCGCTGACGCCACAGCCGCAGATGGTGGCGGGGCACGAGGTCTCGGATGACGGGCTGAGCTGGACCTTCACCCTGCGGGACGGGCTGCTGTTCCACGACAACGAGCCGGTGCGCGCGGCCGACTGCGTGGCCTCCATCAACCGCTGGGGCAAACGCAAGGGCTTCGGGCAACAGCTCCTGGCCCTGGCCGACGAGATCGCGGCGCTGGACGACCGGCGCTTCCGCATCCGGCTGAAGGCGCCCTTCCCGCTGATGACCTTCGCGCTGGGCGGGCCGGATATCTGCATGATCATGCCGGAGCGGCAGGCGAAGGTGGATGCCTTCGCCCAGATCACCGACGCCATCGGCAGCGGCCCCTTCCGCTACCTGCCGGGCGAACGCGTCTCCGGCTCCTTCTCGGCCTGGGAGCGTTTCGCGAAGTACCAGCCGCGGCAGGAGCCGCCCTCCTTCTGGGCGGGCGGCAAGGTGGCGAATGTGGCGCGGGTCGAATGGCGCGTCATCCCCGACCCGGCCACCGCCGCCAATGCCCTGCAACAGGGCGAGGTGGACTGGCTGGAAAGCCCGCTCTTCGATCTGTTGTCCACGCTGCGCCGGCAGCCGGGGGTGAAGCTGGTCTCCACCTCCTCCCTGCCCACGCCGGGCGTGATCGCGCTGAACCACACCCAGCCGCCTTTCGACAACCCGAAGCTGGTGCGCGCGATCCTGCCGGCCATCGACCAGGCGGAGTTCATGACCGCCGTGGTCGGCGACCAGACCGACCTGATGACGGTTCCGACGGGCGTCTTCACCCCCGGCACGCCGATGGCGAGCGATGCGGGGATGGAGGCGCTGACCGGAAAGCGCGACCTCGCCCTGGCGCGGCGGCTGGTGGCCGAGAGCGGCTACAAGGGCGAGCCGGTGGTCTTCCTGTCCGCCTCGGACCAGGCGGCGCTGGTGCCGATCGCCCAGGTGGGGCAGAGCCTGTTCCGGCAGATCGGGCTCAACGTCGATTTCCAGACCATGGACTGGGGCACGCTGGTCGGGCGGCGGGCCAGCGACAAGCCGGCCGCCGAAGGAGGCTGGAACGCCTTCTGCACCTCCTGGGCCGGGCTCAGCCTGAGCAATCCCGGCAGCCATTTCCCGCTGCGCGGCAACGGCAAGGGCGGCTGGTTCGGCTGGCCGACCAGCCCCAGGCTGGAGGCCCTGCGCGACGCCTGGTTCAAGGCGTCGGACCTCGCGGAACAGAAGCGTATCTGCGCCGGGATGCAGCGCATCGCGCTGGAGGAGGTGCCCTTCGTCCCGGTCGGCTCCTACAGCCTGCCCTCGGCGCTGCGCGGCAACCTCGACGGGGTGGTGCAGGCCAGCGGCACCATGTTCTGGGGTGTGCGGAAGGGTTGA
- a CDS encoding MOSC domain-containing protein: MLNPASPLSRLFDAPVRPGRVEWIGLRPARRATPRPVLLAGMGPEEGLAGDHYSNRQSRARQVTLIQAEHLAAIAAFLGRDRVAPEEMRRNVVTAGINLLALKGRRFRLGSAVLEMTGECHPCSRMEEVLGPGGYNAVRGHGGITARVLRAGEVALGGAILRLDGADDPGPGGTGASPPALGG; the protein is encoded by the coding sequence ATGCTGAACCCCGCCTCCCCCCTGTCCCGCCTCTTCGACGCGCCGGTGCGGCCCGGCCGGGTGGAATGGATCGGCCTGCGCCCCGCCCGGCGCGCCACGCCGCGCCCGGTGCTGCTGGCGGGGATGGGGCCGGAGGAGGGGCTGGCGGGGGACCACTACAGCAACCGGCAGAGCCGGGCGCGGCAGGTCACGCTGATCCAGGCGGAGCACCTGGCGGCCATCGCCGCCTTCCTGGGGCGGGACCGGGTGGCGCCGGAGGAGATGCGCCGCAACGTCGTGACCGCCGGCATCAACCTGCTGGCGCTGAAGGGGCGGCGCTTCCGGCTCGGCAGCGCGGTGCTGGAGATGACGGGCGAGTGCCATCCCTGTTCCCGCATGGAGGAGGTGCTGGGCCCCGGCGGCTACAACGCCGTGCGCGGCCATGGCGGCATCACCGCGCGGGTGCTGCGGGCCGGGGAGGTGGCGCTGGGCGGGGCCATCCTGCGCCTGGACGGCGCGGACGATCCCGGCCCCGGCGGCACGGGCGCATCCCCGCCGGCCCTGGGCGGTTAG